From the genome of Uranotaenia lowii strain MFRU-FL chromosome 1, ASM2978415v1, whole genome shotgun sequence, one region includes:
- the LOC129759509 gene encoding uncharacterized protein LOC129759509 has translation MVPITNPDGENSAPAAEERLDRTANCQSCNQNDSFDDMVQCDKCDTWWHYRCVGVSESIKSRDWICPKCVDASNNPRPASNSSSALKRLKERQELERQRIDIELRQKFLDEQNALINGNGEEFQSFQSRASIAAAEKRTKEWVESIHSDNGTREKAPAASATKSKEPLRAAANNELAEPNNQRGMYPGRIITDDRLVEFQRQLQQCQEMLAALSPIEHNAESTRMIPSDNHGVNRSGAIPKTVKVGNALVNTEGFSNWKPTSADQAQTGEEHLEPSGKCQAYPTLKRFAQINRPTINNMHVTGQLRQESARPSYPSSYPNYYEAQPSLYPEDPLIIPSAPANQTAPATFMRDSRKPTSSFPRAMSEIEYYRSNLPINHSQLPQSTPRVRMRTNPHENVTPSEFLNPVHLTAQQLAARQSFARELPIFTGDPAEWPVFIGNYEYTTAVCGYTNGENMLRLQRSLKGYALESVRSRLVLPAAIPQVIEALRSKFGRPDFLINSLLQKVRAIPVQRSGKLESLIEYGEAVQELCDHIEAANEHANLANPQLLQELIEKLPDEQKMKWAEYRRDLKDVDLRIFGDYMTIIARDASSVVSFKPQPRSFNREKPKSKGFLNTHTESVEFSDPSDLQDQQRPTIVVCIFCNKSGHRLKNCYKFKDLSVEERWQQVRLFKACFSCLGSHGRRACRSGIKCNIEGCDSRHHPLLHSYDNLQKNTLHVAEVYAHHTIDSATIFRIIPVTLHGPSCSLETYAFIDEGSDLTLVEHDLVAQLGLKGSLHPLCLRWTANTTRVENKSMIVNLEISGIRQKRRSTITNARTVQSLNLPAQNFNAERAADQNEHLRGIPIKSYSNAKPQLLIGIDNLRLAVPLKVRERVGSGVIAAKTRLGWCVYGKSSQENNVFHSFHICESTTDELHELVKLSFNVDNISTTPTIPLSQQDQRAMSILEHTTRRVGDHFETGLLWIDDEVILPDAFNMALRRLECLERRMNRNPKLKENLHRQIEEYVSKKYVHKATNDELEHANTKRTWYLPLGAVINPKKPEKVRIIWDAAAEVSGVSLNKNLLKGPDLLSSLPGILFQFRLFHVAVSSDVQEMFHQIQIRPEDRNAQRFLWRSDPSHTPDVYLMDVATFGSTCSPASAQFVKNLNAEQHSSKYPDAAKSIIHRYYVDDYFESFDDVNEAKRIVGDIRTIQKNAGFTLHNWRSNSIDVLNHIQVLPNSTEKELNFANGAKLERVLGMLWNPSTDELGFSTHMSNDVRDLLQSGNRPTKRQILRCVMSLFDPLGLLAPFIVHGKVIIQDLWRSGISWDEEVGDLIHSRWNEWTKMIEHIDTIRISRCYFVEATKLTYSNTELHIFVDASEIAYSCVAYIRIIRADGSADLSLVSGKSKVAPLKPMSIPRLELQSCFLGAQLSIFIRNNHDITFSRTILWTDSRTALSWIHSDPRNYRPFVAHRVGEILERTTPANWRWVPSKSNPADEATKWGSGPYFTNNSSWFTGPNFLRLPESNWPTLVDRIKITEEELRASVFLHVEHQSIIEYDRFSRWERLYRAIAYVSRFLKYYPKHITKLSDPLEQSDLVTAVRLVIKQVQLETFPREITTLKQNPEGAINPGSSLRKYAPFLAEDGLLRENSRIRNSESAAFGTRFPIILPTKHRVTFLVVDWYHRRYKHANFETVVNEVRQLYTIPGLRSLAKKVSRGCQMCRLRNAKPVPPPMAPLPLCRLADRERPFTFTGLDYFGPLFVIVGRSRVKRWIALFTCLTTRAIHLEVVYSLSTASCIFAVRRFVARRGAPAEFYSDNGTNFVGASNILREQIRMEMKNTFTNCNTKWHFNPPGAPHMGGVWERLVRSVKMALNDGYNEGKLDDEGLMTLIVEAEGIVNSRPLTYLPLDSAEYEALTPNHFLLGSSNGIKQPPVPMGQRGNLRDSWDLIQHELNIFWDRWIKEYLPVIRRQTKWFESIKPIKVGDLVMVVDNKTRNGWIRGRIRETIPAPDGNIRSVIVDTVNGPIRRAVHYLAALDVTNDSVVSGSTEIHPGEDVSAAGSPAVGALN, from the coding sequence ATGGTCCCGATTACTAATCCCGATGGTGAAAATAGCGCCCCGGCAGCCGAGGAGCGACTAGACAGAACGGCGAACTGCCAATCTTGTAACCAAAACGACTCCTTCGACGATATGGTTCAATGTGATAAGTGTGATACTTGGTGGCACTACCGGTGTGTGGGAGTAAGTGAGTCGATTAAAAGTCGTGATTGGATTTGCCCGAAATGCGTCGATGCTTCTAACAATCCCCGACCAGCATCCAACTCCAGCTCTGCACTCAAGCGTCTAAAGGAGCGACAGGAGCTTGAACGACAACGCATCGACATTGAACTACGCCAGAAGTTCCTCGATGAACAGAACGCACTCATCAATGGCAATGGCGAAGAATTTCAGAGTTTTCAAAGTCGAGCCAGTATTGCTGCAGCTGAAAAACGCACGAAGGAATGGGTAGAGAGTATCCACAGTGACAATGGCACCCGCGAGAAGGCACCAGCCGCCTCAGCTACGAAGTCCAAAGAACCACTGCGAGCTGCCGCCAACAATGAATTGGCGGAACCCAACAACCAGCGCGGAATGTACCCAGGGAGAATCATAACAGATGATCGGTTAGTCGAGTTTCAACGACAGCTGCAGCAATGCCAAGAAATGCTTGCTGCCCTTTCACCAATTGAACACAACGCCGAATCAACCAGGATGATTCCTTCTGACAACCACGGTGTAAATCGTTCTGGTGCTATTCCCAAGACGGTCAAAGTCGGAAATGCGCTGGTCAACACGGAAGGATTTTCGAACTGGAAACCGACATCAGCGGATCAGGCTCAAACCGGTGAGGAACATTTAGAGCCCTCAGGTAAGTGTCAAGCCTATCCAACATTGAAACGTTTTGCCCAAATTAATCGCCCCACAATCAATAATATGCATGTAACTGGGCAGCTGCGCCAAGAATCTGCGCGCCCGTCATACCCTTCGTCTTATCCAAATTATTATGAAGCCCAACCCTCGCTATATCCCGAAGATCCACTAATAATACCTTCGGCCCCGGCTAATCAAACTGCGCCTGCAACTTTCATGCGCGATTCAAGGAAACCCACGTCGTCATTTCCTAGGGCGATGTCTGAAATTGAATACTATAGATCCAATCTGCCCATAAATCATTCGCAACTTCCACAGTCCACTCCGCGTGTCAGGATGCGTACAAACCCACACGAAAATGTTACCCCAAGTGAATTTCTGAACCCAGTGCATCTCACGGCCCAACAGTTAGCAGCAAGGCAATCATTCGCACGTGAGCTGCCAATTTTTACCGGTGATCCTGCAGAATGGCCCGTTTTTATCGGGAACTATGAATACACGACTGCCGTGTGCGGATATACGAATGGAGAGAACATGCTGCGGTTGCAACGAAGCCTCAAAGGATATGCTTTGGAATCGGTGAGAAGTCGACTGGTCCTCCCTGCTGCCATTCCGCAAGTTATTGAAGCCCTACGATCAAAGTTCGGTAGACCAGACTTCCTCATCAATTCCCTTCTACAAAAAGTGCGAGCAATACCAGTTCAAAGATCTGGCAAATTAGAAAGTCTCATCGAATATGGGGAAGCCGTTCAGGAGTTGTGCGACCACATCGAAGCTGCCAATGAACATGCCAACTTAGCCAATCCTCAACTTCTTCAGGAATTAATCGAAAAGCTACCGGATGAACAAAAAATGAAGTGGGCTGAGTATCGCCGCGACTTGAAAGACGTTGACTTACGAATTTTCGGGGACTACATGACAATTATTGCTCGAGATGCCTCAAGCGTCGTCAGCTTCAAACCACAACCGAGAAGCTTCAATAGAGAGAAGCCAAAATCGAAGGGATTTTTAAACACACATACAGAATCAGTCGAATTTTCTGATCCATCCGACTTACAAGATCAACAAAGGCCGACAATAGTAGTTTGTATATTCTGCAACAAGTCTGGTCACCGATTGAAAAATTGCTACAAGTTCAAAGATTTGTCCGTCGAAGAAAGGTGGCAACAGGTCCGTTTATTCAAAGCGTGTTTCTCCTGCCTGGGCAGTCACGGAAGACGTGCTTGTAGAAGTGGAATAAAATGCAACATCGAAGGTTGTGACTCTCGTCATCATCCTCTTCTTCATTCCTACGACAATCTGCAGAAGAATACATTGCATGTGGCAGAAGTATACGCACATCATACCATTGATTCAGCCACGATCTTTCGAATCATCCCAGTAACCTTGCACGGCCCTAGCTGCTCATTGGAAACGTATGCCTTTATAGACGAAGGATCCGACTTGACGTTAGTCGAACATGATCTCGTAGCGCAATTAGGCCTTAAAGGAAGCCTTCATCCTCTCTGTCTTCGATGGACTGCCAATACGACTCGAGTGGAAAATAAATCCATGATTGTTAACCTTGAAATTTCCGgtataagacaaaaaagacgaTCCACCATAACGAATGCCAGAACTGTTCAAAGTCTGAATCTCCCAGCACAAAACTTTAACGCAGAGCGTGCCGCGGATCAGAACGAGCATTTGCGAGGTATTCCTATTAAGAGCTATAGCAACGCAAAACCACAATTGCTGATAGGAATCGACAATCTACGTTTGGCCGTCCCCTTAAAGGTCCGGGAAAGGGTCGGATCGGGCGTTATTGCTGCAAAAACCAGATTGGGATGGTGCGTTTATGGAAAGTCCTCACAAGAAAACAATGTGTTCCACAGTTTTCATATCTGTGAAAGCACAACAGACGAACTTCATGAACTAGTTAAACTTAGCTTCAATGTTGACAACATCAGTACAACACCCACCATACCTTTATCTCAGCAAGATCAACGAGCCATGTCAATACTTGAGCATACCACAAGACGGGTAGGGGATCACTTTGAGACCGGCCTATTGTGGATCGACGACGAGGTTATTCTTCCAGATGCCTTTAACATGGCCCTTAGGAGGCTCGAATGTCTCGAGCGTAGAATGAATCGTAATCCAAAGCTGAAGGAAAATTTGCACCGACAGATTGAAGAGTATGTTTCAAAAAAGTACGTTCATAAAGCAACAAACGATGAACTAGAACATGCGAATACTAAACGAACATGGTACCTTCCGTTGGGGGCTGTTATAAACCCAAAAAAGCCCGAAAAGGTACGCATCATCTGGGATGCCGCGGCAGAAGTTTCTGGAGTTTCTCTCAATAAAAATCTACTTAAGGGACCCGACTTACTTTCATCACTCCCTGGTATCCTGTTTCAATTTCGTCTATTTCACGTAGCTGTGAGTTCTGATGTTCAGGAAATGTTTCATCAGATCCAGATTCGACCGGAAGACCGTAATGCGCAAAGATTCCTGTGGCGATCAGACCCGTCCCACACTCCAGATGTTTACCTGATGGATGTAGCTACATTCGGGTCGACTTGTTCGCCAGCGTCGGCACAGTTCGTTAAGAACCTAAATGCAGAACAACATTCATCGAAGTATCCTGATGCAGCCAAGTCGATCATCCATAGGTATTATGTGGATGACTATTTCGAGAGTTTTGACGACGTGAACGAGGCGAAAAGGATTGTTGGAGATATCCGAACGATACAGAAAAATGCAGGTTTCACTCTTCATAATTGGAGGTCCAATAGCATCGATGTACTAAACCACATACAGGTGCTGCCGAATTCAACCGAGAAAGAACTCAACTTTGCGAACGGTGCGAAATTAGAAAGAGTCTTAGGAATGCTGTGGAATCCAAGCACGGACGAGTTAGGATTTTCTACGCACATGAGTAATGATGTACGAGACCTTCTGCAATCCGGGAACAGGCCAACAAAGAGACAGATCTTGAGATGTGTAATGTCGCTATTTGACCCGCTAGGTCTGTTGGCCCCTTTCATAGTTCATGGGAAAGTAATAATTCAAGACCTCTGGCGGTCAGGAATCAGTTGGGACGAGGAAGTAGGAGATTTGATACACTCACGATGGAACGAGTGGACCAAGATGATTGAACACATTGACACTATACGGATTTCTCGCTGCTATTTTGTGGAAGCCACAAAGTTGACATATTCAAACACCGAATTGCACATTTTTGTAGATGCCTCCGAGATTGCGTACTCTTGCGTAGCTTACATACGTATAATACGTGCTGATGGATCTGCTGATCTCAGCCTAGTTTCAGGAAAATCAAAGGTAGCACCTCTTAAACCCATGTCCATTCCAAGACTGGAGCTTCAGAGCTGTTTCTTAGGAGCACAGCTATCGATTTTTATCAGAAATAATCACGACATCACCTTCTCGAGGACTATACTTTGGACCGATTCGCGGACTGCACTTTCATGGATACACTCAGACCCTCGTAACTATCGTCCCTTTGTTGCACATCGAGTTGGTGAAATTTTAGAGCGCACAACGCCGGCAAACTGGCGATGGGTTCCATCTAAATCAAACCCGGCGGATGAAGCCACTAAATGGGGAAGTGGACCGTACTTTACAAATAATTCGAGCTGGTTTACCGGACCAAATTTCCTTCGGCTGCCCGAATCTAATTGGCCAACCTTAGTGGATCGAATAAAAATTACTGAGGAAGAACTGCGAGCTTCTGTCTTCTTACATGTAGAGCATCAATCCATTATTGAGTACGACAGATTTTCACGTTGGGAGCGACTTTACCGGGCAATAGCCTACGTTTCGCGATTCCTAAAATATTACCCGAAGCACATTACTAAACTGTCAGACCCCTTGGAACAATCAGACCTGGTGACCGCAGTTCGGTTGGTAATTAAACAAGTTCAATTAGAAACTTTTCCCCGAGAAATAACAACTTTGAAGCAAAACCCCGAAGGGGCAATCAACCCAGGCAGCAGCCTTCGAAAGTATGCACCGTTTCTAGCCGAAGATGGACTACTTAGAGAGAATAGTCGCATCCGAAATTCCGAATCAGCAGCATTTGGGACACGTTTTCCGATAATACTACCAACTAAACACCGTGTGACGTTCCTGGTTGTGGATTGGTATCATCGTCGTTATAAGCATGCCAACTTTGAAACAGTCGTGAATGAAGTACGTCAACTCTATACAATCCCGGGGCTTCGATCATTAGCTAAAAAAGTAAGTCGAGGATGCCAAATGTGCAGATTACGAAACGCCAAACCTGTTCCTCCTCCAATGGCACCTTTACCGCTGTGTAGACTAGCCGATCGAGAACGTCCGTTCACCTTCACAGGGCTGGATTACTTCGGCCCCCTTTTTGTCATCGTTGGACGCTCCAGAGTCAAAAGGTGGATAGCACTGTTTACTTGCCTCACTACTAGAGCAATTCACCTAGAGGTAGTTTACTCTCTATCTACAGCATCATGCATATTTGCGGTTCGCAGATTCGTTGCTCGACGAGGGGCTCCGGCAGAGTTTTATTCAGACAACGGCACGAACTTCGTGGGTGCGTCGAACATATTACGGGAACAAATACGCATGGAAATGAAGAACACCTTTACTAACTGTAACACAAAGTGGCACTTCAACCCACCGGGGGCGCCCCATATGGGGGGCGTGTGGGAAAGACTTGTGCGGTCAGTCAAAATGGCTTTGAATGACGGGTACAACGAGGGCAAATTGGATGACGAAGGGCTTATGACTCTGATTGTGGAGGCCGAGGGCATAGTTAACTCGAGGCCTCTGACATACCTTCCTCTAGATTCTGCTGAGTACGAAGCTCTCACTCCCAACCACTTTCTCTTGGGGAGCTCGAATGGAATCAAACAACCACCTGTTCCTATGGGGCAACGTGGGAACTTAAGAGACTCTTGGGATTTGATTCAGCATGAATTAAACATCTTCTGGGACCGATGGATCAAGGAATATCTCCCCGTAATCCGGCGACAAACGAAATGGTTCGAGTCTATCAAGCCAATCAAGGTTGGAGACCTTGTGATGGTGGTGGATAACAAGACCCGCAATGGCTGGATCCGAGGTAGAATCCGAGAAACCATACCAGCACCCGATGGGAATATCCGTAGTGTTATTGTTGATACGGTTAACGGGCCTATTCGTCGAGCGGTTCACTACCTAGCTGCACTTGATGTCACGAACGACAGCGTAGTCTCGGGATCTACCGAGATACACCCGGGGGAGGATGTCAGCGCAGCTGGCAGCCCTGCAGTAGGAGCATTGAATTGA